In Dolichospermum flos-aquae CCAP 1403/13F, the following proteins share a genomic window:
- a CDS encoding phosphate-starvation-inducible PsiE family protein encodes MRKFIKSFLELTSDKSFMHMIEVIEVIVAKLLSLLMVIVILATLGDLAIFIFNEILSPQEGSFSKTLFQTFGLFLNVLIALEILENITGYLKKQVLQVELVIVTSLIAIARKIIILDVKVTEGIEIIGLGIAILSLSISYLIIRSNNSQKGN; translated from the coding sequence ATGAGAAAATTCATTAAAAGCTTTCTAGAACTTACCAGTGATAAAAGCTTCATGCACATGATTGAAGTTATTGAGGTAATAGTTGCAAAATTACTATCTCTACTTATGGTAATAGTAATTCTTGCAACACTTGGTGATTTAGCAATATTTATTTTTAATGAAATACTTTCTCCACAAGAAGGTAGTTTTAGCAAGACATTGTTTCAAACTTTCGGTTTATTTCTCAATGTTTTAATTGCTTTAGAAATACTAGAAAATATTACTGGCTATCTCAAAAAGCAAGTTTTACAAGTTGAACTAGTTATTGTTACTTCTTTAATTGCTATTGCCAGAAAAATTATTATTCTTGACGTGAAAGTTACTGAAGGTATCGAAATTATCGGTTTAGGTATTGCGATTCTTTCTTTATCAATTAGTTATTTGATAATTCGGAGTAATAATTCTCAAAAAGGGAATTAA
- a CDS encoding B12-binding domain-containing radical SAM protein, protein MKALLIWPIMPNSFWSYQETIDLAGLRATNPPLGLITVAAMLPSDWEFRLSDRNVRLETDADWEWCDIVIISAMIIQKQDFGDLIRKGKKLGKKVAVGGPFATSVPEFVLEAGADYLILDEGEITIPMFVEALEKGEEKGIFRATEKPDVTTTPLPRFDLLDLNAYIAMTVQFSRGCPFQCEFCDIITLFGRKPRTKTPEQILAELEVLYKMGWWRYVFIVDDNFIGNKRNAKVFLRALIPWMEERNYPFALLTEASLNLAEDDELLELMVKAGFVQVFMGIETPDVDSLVGINKPQNTRSSLVESCHKITKAGLQIMSGFILGFDGEKPGAGKRIQEFVEATCIPQAHLNLLQALPNTAMWTRLQKEGRLRDGLGEFMGSQKALMNFVPTRPMSEIAEEFIDAFWNLYEPMPYLKRTFRHFMMMEGWRAKYQRTLTKPEFQFLMSICWRQGMLRSTRFVFWQQLITMARQKPHLLYDYLIALGTGEHFFKFRHEVKAEIEAELAEFQQHEQEQEAINLQLEPVS, encoded by the coding sequence ATGAAAGCTTTATTAATCTGGCCGATAATGCCTAATTCATTCTGGTCTTATCAGGAAACCATTGATTTAGCTGGGTTACGTGCTACGAATCCCCCATTAGGTTTAATCACTGTTGCAGCGATGTTACCGAGTGATTGGGAATTCAGATTGAGCGATCGCAATGTCCGTCTAGAAACAGATGCAGATTGGGAATGGTGCGATATAGTCATCATCTCGGCAATGATTATCCAAAAACAGGATTTTGGCGACTTAATTAGAAAAGGCAAAAAGTTAGGTAAAAAAGTCGCAGTGGGGGGACCATTTGCCACATCTGTACCCGAATTTGTTCTCGAAGCCGGCGCAGATTATTTAATTTTAGATGAAGGGGAAATCACTATTCCCATGTTTGTAGAGGCGTTAGAAAAGGGAGAAGAAAAGGGGATTTTCCGCGCTACAGAAAAACCAGATGTTACCACAACGCCTTTACCCCGATTTGATTTATTAGACTTAAATGCTTATATAGCAATGACGGTGCAATTTTCGCGGGGTTGTCCATTTCAATGTGAATTTTGCGATATTATTACCCTTTTTGGCCGCAAACCCCGCACAAAAACACCTGAGCAAATTCTGGCGGAATTAGAAGTTTTATATAAGATGGGTTGGTGGCGTTATGTGTTTATTGTTGATGATAACTTTATTGGCAATAAACGCAATGCTAAAGTCTTTTTAAGAGCATTAATTCCCTGGATGGAAGAACGTAATTATCCTTTTGCTTTATTAACAGAAGCTTCTTTGAATTTAGCTGAAGATGATGAGTTACTAGAATTAATGGTAAAAGCTGGTTTTGTCCAGGTATTCATGGGAATTGAAACTCCTGACGTAGATAGTCTAGTAGGAATTAATAAACCACAAAATACTCGCAGTTCCTTAGTTGAATCTTGCCATAAAATTACCAAAGCCGGATTACAAATTATGTCTGGTTTTATCTTAGGATTTGATGGTGAAAAACCAGGCGCAGGTAAACGGATTCAAGAGTTTGTGGAAGCAACTTGTATTCCCCAAGCTCATCTTAACTTATTGCAAGCATTACCGAATACAGCTATGTGGACTCGCTTGCAAAAAGAAGGACGGTTAAGGGATGGTTTGGGTGAATTTATGGGTTCTCAAAAAGCCTTAATGAATTTTGTTCCCACTCGGCCAATGTCGGAAATTGCGGAGGAGTTTATTGATGCTTTTTGGAATTTGTATGAACCTATGCCATACCTGAAACGGACTTTTCGCCATTTTATGATGATGGAAGGTTGGCGAGCTAAATATCAACGGACTTTAACAAAACCAGAGTTTCAATTTTTAATGTCTATTTGTTGGCGACAGGGAATGCTCCGTTCTACACGGTTTGTTTTTTGGCAGCAATTAATAACAATGGCACGGCAGAAACCTCATCTATTATATGATTATTTAATTGCTTTGGGTACAGGTGAACATTTTTTCAAGTTCCGTCATGAGGTAAAGGCAGAAATAGAAGCAGAATTAGCAGAATTCCAGCAGCATGAACAGGAGCAAGAAGCCATAAATTTACAGTTAGAACCTGTGAGTTAA
- a CDS encoding PrsW family glutamic-type intramembrane protease, which yields MTGKNATQNAFLRLVSSKVEVSESASRYSLLPGKEMVIGRDPICQIVLDAMIYRMVSRRHAVVRPLSLVTNSGCSWVICDLNSANGTFLNGEHLKGCQELHLGDRISLGSDGPQFIFEYEVIAQKTIINVSKATVLSSINNQSLSSKQDSVSFTQLFPIISTGKDLTRKAYLIPGILTVVFVVLMFASVGHPQANQVIVGSYIAFAAYYFVYQLCGKSKPWWVLIAAALSTMLILLSPLLDLFIKVFRDILPGTLDTTSPDGITFTELFVRMFFGAGLMEELLKILPVLGAYWIGNSLPSPWRERIGVWEPLDGILLGTASAVGFTLLETLGQYVPLISQNSSQSVGLQLLIPRILGSVAGHMAYSGYLGYFVGLAVLKPLKGKQILSVGYLSASALHALWNATGSINAFFLVVVGVLSYAFLMAAILKARVLSPTRSKNFATRFLDPK from the coding sequence ATGACAGGCAAAAACGCAACACAGAATGCATTTCTGCGGTTGGTGTCCAGTAAGGTCGAAGTTTCCGAGTCAGCATCTCGCTACTCGTTGCTTCCTGGTAAAGAAATGGTAATTGGACGTGACCCCATCTGCCAAATTGTCTTGGATGCCATGATATACCGGATGGTATCTCGTCGTCATGCGGTAGTTCGTCCCCTTTCTTTAGTGACCAATAGCGGTTGTAGCTGGGTAATTTGTGATTTAAATAGCGCCAATGGCACTTTTTTAAATGGAGAACACTTAAAAGGATGTCAAGAATTACATTTAGGCGATCGCATTTCCCTTGGCTCTGATGGACCACAATTTATTTTTGAGTATGAAGTTATTGCTCAAAAAACGATAATTAATGTGAGTAAAGCGACAGTATTATCATCTATCAATAACCAAAGTCTGTCATCAAAGCAGGATTCTGTAAGCTTCACACAATTGTTTCCCATTATCTCTACTGGTAAGGATTTAACTCGCAAAGCCTACCTAATCCCAGGAATCCTCACGGTAGTTTTTGTGGTGTTAATGTTTGCTAGTGTGGGTCATCCTCAAGCCAATCAAGTAATTGTCGGATCTTATATCGCTTTTGCGGCTTACTACTTCGTTTATCAATTGTGTGGTAAATCTAAGCCTTGGTGGGTACTCATAGCTGCGGCACTGAGTACAATGTTAATTTTGCTGAGTCCTCTATTAGATTTATTCATCAAAGTATTCCGAGATATCTTACCTGGGACTTTAGATACGACATCTCCAGATGGTATTACCTTCACCGAATTATTCGTACGGATGTTTTTTGGGGCGGGGTTAATGGAGGAGTTGCTGAAAATACTACCAGTATTAGGGGCATATTGGATTGGAAATTCCTTACCTTCACCTTGGCGAGAACGGATTGGGGTTTGGGAACCCTTAGATGGCATTCTCCTGGGTACAGCTTCCGCTGTGGGCTTTACCTTACTAGAAACCCTTGGTCAATATGTCCCCTTAATTTCCCAAAATTCTAGTCAATCAGTGGGTTTACAGTTACTTATTCCCCGCATTTTAGGTTCTGTGGCTGGACACATGGCCTACAGTGGATACTTAGGCTATTTTGTTGGTTTGGCTGTGTTAAAACCCCTGAAAGGAAAGCAAATTCTCTCTGTGGGTTATTTGAGTGCTTCTGCACTTCACGCTTTATGGAATGCCACAGGTTCGATTAATGCTTTTTTCTTGGTGGTAGTTGGTGTTTTGTCCTATGCTTTTCTCATGGCAGCCATTCTCAAAGCCAGAGTATTATCACCAACAAGATCAAAAAACTTTGCAACCCGGTTTCTCGACCCAAAATAG
- the trpS gene encoding tryptophan--tRNA ligase, which yields MGKQRVLSGVQPTGNLHLGNYLGAIRNWVEIQDQYENFFCVVDLHAITVPHNPATLAADTYNIAALYLACGIDLQHSHIFVQSHVSAHSELTWLLNCITPLNWLQDMIQFKEKAVKQGENVGVGLLDYPVLMSADILLYQADKVPVGEDQKQHLELTRDIVNRFNHQFAKKAPVLKLPDPLIRKEGARVMSLTDGTRKMSKSDPSELSRINILDSPEEINKKIKRCKTDLVRGLTFDDSERPECHNLLTLYTLLAGKTKEEVAVECADMGWGQFKPLLTETAICALQPIQTKYQEVMADKGYLESVLRDGGEKARAIANQTLADVKAALGFTVPL from the coding sequence ATGGGTAAGCAGCGCGTTCTGTCGGGAGTTCAACCAACTGGTAATTTACACTTAGGTAACTATTTAGGTGCGATTCGCAACTGGGTAGAAATTCAAGACCAGTATGAAAATTTCTTTTGTGTGGTAGATTTACACGCCATCACTGTACCGCATAATCCCGCCACTTTAGCGGCTGATACTTACAATATTGCTGCATTATATTTAGCCTGTGGCATTGATTTACAGCATTCTCACATCTTTGTTCAGTCTCACGTTTCCGCACACAGTGAACTGACTTGGTTGCTAAATTGCATTACCCCTCTGAACTGGTTGCAAGATATGATCCAGTTTAAGGAAAAAGCCGTTAAACAAGGGGAAAATGTCGGTGTTGGTTTGTTAGATTATCCTGTGCTAATGTCGGCGGATATTCTCCTTTATCAAGCTGATAAAGTGCCAGTAGGTGAAGATCAAAAGCAACATTTAGAACTAACGCGAGATATCGTCAATAGGTTTAATCACCAATTTGCGAAAAAAGCACCTGTATTAAAATTACCAGATCCTTTAATTAGAAAGGAAGGTGCAAGGGTGATGAGTTTGACAGATGGAACCCGGAAAATGTCAAAATCAGATCCTTCAGAATTAAGTCGGATTAATATTTTAGACTCACCAGAGGAGATTAATAAGAAGATTAAACGCTGTAAAACTGATTTAGTGAGGGGTTTAACCTTTGATGATTCAGAACGCCCAGAATGTCATAATTTATTAACTCTGTATACCCTACTGGCTGGAAAAACCAAGGAAGAGGTAGCGGTTGAATGTGCAGATATGGGTTGGGGACAATTCAAACCTTTATTGACAGAAACGGCGATTTGTGCTTTACAGCCAATTCAAACTAAATATCAGGAGGTAATGGCGGATAAAGGCTATTTGGAGTCAGTGTTGCGAGATGGTGGGGAGAAAGCCAGAGCGATCGCTAATCAAACTTTAGCAGATGTTAAAGCTGCTTTGGGTTTCACTGTTCCTCTTTAA